One Gavia stellata isolate bGavSte3 chromosome 20, bGavSte3.hap2, whole genome shotgun sequence genomic region harbors:
- the ZNF335 gene encoding zinc finger protein 335 isoform X3, which yields MEENAVESSSDAAPQAAREEPSESGLGIGTSEAVSADSSDAASAPGPLSRADDSGVGQSSDSSGVSLEEVSESSSSTDAIPRIYLPDSSSIAQSTLVSSVSTVSQSIMVSESPQVLVHSSVITDGATIVSDSTASTSSDLGSAIDKIIESTIGPDIIQSCIAVTSAEDGGAETTQYLILQGPDDGAPMVSQMATSALANSLAIEAVADGPTSTCLDQPGPSDPSEQLGVLELAARPDQAREADGGEDLDQPDMETLEEMMEVVVVQQFKCKMCQYKSISKKTLINHMKERHFQPVGSALALKKGRPRKGGSAPKTEEEVPEEEEDDDIMDAGAIDDPEEDSDYNPAEDEPRGRQPKYSRTVPTSSEERPRRRPGRPRKFPRLEDMPQDTPEGGEVEPLVTSQSTPSRELQNLEAASSSGLENGTSESLAEPSISQSDSENKDPSSNTGPEEADVIPRRRGRPSRRFLGKKYRKYMGRRYYYKSPKPLMRPYLCRICGSRFLTHDDLRFHVNSHEANDPQLFKCLQCSYRSRRWSSLKEHMFNHVGSKPYKCEECNYTSVYKKDVIRHSTVHSRDRKKRADPPPKLNSFPCPVCNRIYPMQKRLTQHMKTHSTEKPHMCDKCGKSFKKRYTFKMHLLTHIQAIANRRFKCEFCDYVCEDKKVLLNHQLSHMNDKPYKCSFCKYSTFREDFLVSHVAVKHTGGKPFACEFCHFTTKHKKNLRLHVHCRHADSFEEWAQRHPEEPPCRRRPFFTLQQIEELKQQHSQVQTPAEPEASPPAPLGPVTYHAVQAVPGAEPPVLSQDSLGGATIIYEQDVAGSAELATQTALDLLLNMSTQRELATGSLQVAVVKPGDAGGAQGPCEPQAQEEGAEMDSEEQQQQKLVTLHMADPGETLVQEAYEEATLGGSELQQITIPFGGTTEYSIITPISEEIQTPGTLYSEEESPVETSQAVVVSEAVMTEEALKDHNNHYIMSSGVPGSQFHHIEPLSGDAAFPSPAEGQEAQPAGVKWPLVQCVTRQLQKDSSLSPASEGQEVSSPKVKWPALQGVAKKLSCKVSTAKKLSCKISTAKKFSCKICTAMFTGRAEMESHKRAHIGPSTFKCPDCPFTAALWPEVRSHMVQHASLRPHKCTHCSFASKNKKDLRRHMLTHTNEKPFACQICGQRFNRNGHLKFHMQRLHSSEGKRPGAPAAAAQQTIILNSDEDTLATLQTALQSGQAVLAPERLQQALGQEHIIVAQEQSVTSQEEAAYIQEITTADGQTVQHLVTSDNQVQYIIAQDGVQHLLPHEYVVVPEGHHIQVQDGQITHIQYEQGSQFLQEPQIQYMPVSPEQQLVTQAQLEAAAHSAVSAVADAAMAQAQGVFTTEATAEQIQQLQQGIHYDVITLAD from the exons ATGGAGGAGAATGCGGTGGAGAGCAGCAGCGACGCGGCCCCGCAGGCGGCGCGGGAGGAGCCCTCCGAGAGCGGCCTGGGCATCGGGACCTCGGAGGCCGTGTCGGCGGACAGCAGCGACGCCGcctcggcccccggccccctctCCCGAGCGGATGACTCCGGCGTGGGCCAGAGCTCCGACAGCAGCGGGGTCTCCTTG GAAGAGGTGTCggagagcagctccagcacagATGCCATTCCCCGGATCTACCTGCCAGATTCATCCTCCATCGCCCAGTCCACCTTGGTCTCCAGTGTCTCCACTGTGAGCCAGTCCATCATGGTGTCAGAGTCCCCACAAGTCCTGGTCCACTCCAGCGTCATCACTGACGGAGCCACGATTGTGTCAGACTCCACTGCGTCCACTTCCTCAGACCTAGGTTCTGCCATCGATAAAATCATCGAGTCCACGATTGGGCCTGACATCATCCAGA gcTGCATTGCTGTGACCAGTGCGGAGGATGGCGGGGCAGAGACTACGCAGTACCTTATTCTGCAAGGCCCTGATGATG GTGCCCCCATGGTATCCCAGATGGCCACCTCTGCTCTGGCCAATAGCTTGGCGATAGAAGCTGTTGCTGATGGACCTACATCCACATGCCTTGACCAGCCTGGCCCTTCAGACCCTTCTGAGCAGTTAGgagtgctggagctggccgcACGGCCAGATCAGGCCAGAGAGGCAGATGGTGGGGAGGACCTGGACCAGCCGGACATGGAGACCCTGGAAGAGATgatggaggtggtggtggtgcagcAGTTCAAGTGCAAGATGTGTCAGTACAAGAGCATCTCCAAGAAAACGCTAATTAACCACATGAAAGAGCGGCACTTCCAGCCAG TGGGTTCAGCTCTGGCTTTGAAGAAAGGACGTCCACGAAAGGGGGGATCTGCTCCAAAGACAGAGGAGGAGGTcccagaagaagaagaagatgacgATATCATGGATGCTGGTGCTATTGATGACCCTGAAG AGGACAGTGACTATAACCCAGCTGAGGATGAGCCCCGTGGGCGACAGCCCAAGTACAGCCGCACTGTCCCCACATCCAGTGAAGAGAGGCCGCGTCGACGCCCGGGGAGACCCCGCAAGTTTCCTCGTCTGGAGGACATGCCCCAGGACACGCCTGAAG GGGGGGAGGTGGAGCCCTTGGTGACGTCCCAAAGCACACCGAGCCGTGAGCTGCAGAACTTGGAAGCAGCCAGTTCCTCTGGTCTGGAGAACGGGACCAGTGAGAGCCTGGCGGAGCCCAGCATCAGCCAGTCTGACTCTGAGAACAAGGACCCTTCCTCCAACACGGGCCCCGAGGAGGCAGACGTCATCCCCAGGAGGCGAGGGCGGCCCTCCCGCCGCTTCCTGGGCAAGAAATACCGCAAGTACATGGGGCGCAG GTACTACTACAAGTCACCCAAGCCCCTGATGAGGCCCTACCTGTGTCGGATCTGTGGCTCACGTTTCCTCACGCACGATGATCTGCGTTTCCACGTCAACTCGCACGAGGCCAATGACCCACAGCTCTTCAAGTGTCTTCAGTGCAGCTACCGCTCCCGGCGCTGGTCCTCTCTCAAG GAACACATGTTCAACCACGTGGGCAGCAAGCCCTACAAGTGTGAGGAGTGCAATTACACCAGCGTGTACAAGAAGGACGTCATCCGGCACTCCACAGTGCACAGCCGGGACAG gaaaaagagagcTGATCCG cccccaaaGCTGAACTCCTTCCCGTGCCCCGTATGCAACCGCATCTACCCCATGCAGAAGAGGCTTACGCAGCACatgaaaacacacagcacaGAGAAGCCACACATGTGTGACAAG TGCGGAAAGTCCTTTAAGAAGCGCTACACCTTCAAGATGCACCTGCTGACACACATCCAGGCCATTGCCAACCGCAG GTTCAAGTGTGAGTTCTGTGACTATGTCTGCGAGGACAAAAAGGTCCTGCTGAACCACCAGCTGTCACACATGAACGACAAGCCCTATAAGTGCAGTTTTTGCAAATACTCCACCTTCCGGGAGGACTTCCTGGTCTCCCACGTGGCTGTCAAGCATACAG GAGGGAAGCCGTTCGCTTGCGAGTTCTGTCACTTCACCACCAAGCACAAGAAAAACCTGCGCCTCCACGTGCACTGCCGCCATGCTGACTCCTTCGAGGAGTGGGCACAGAGGCACCCCGAGGAACCGCCCTGCCGCCGCCGTCCCTTCTTCACCCTGCAGCAGATTGaggagctgaagcagcagcacagccaggtgCAAACCCCAGCTGAGCCAGAGGCCAGTCCGCCG GCACCTCTTGGCCCCGTCACCTACCACGCGGTCCAGgctgtcccaggagcagagCCCCCCGTCCTTTCGCAGGATTCCCTGGGAGGGGCCACTATCATTTATGAACAAG ACGTGGCTGGATCAGCAGAACTGGCCACGCAGACCGCCCTAGATCTTCTGCTGAACATGAGCACGCAGCGAGAGCTGGCCACGGGCTCGCTGCAG GTGGCAGTGGTGAAGCCGGGTGATGCAGGAGGGGCGCAGGGCCCCTGTGAGCCGCAGGCAcaggaggagggggcagagaTGGActctgaggagcagcagcagcagaagttgGTGACACTGCACATGGCAGACCCTGGGGAGACGTTGGTGCAGGAGGCTTATGAGGAGGCAACCCTGGGTGGCTCAGAGTTGCAGCAGATCACTATCCCCTTTGGCGGGACGACAGAGTACAGCATCATCACACCCATCAGTGAGGAGATTCAGACTCCAGGCACGCTGTACAG TGAGGAGGAGAGCCCTGTGGAGACCTCCCAGGCGGTTGTGGTGAGCGAAGCTGTGATGACAGAGGAGGCCCTGAAGGACCATAACAATCACTATATCATGTCATCTGGCGTCCCGGGGAGCCAGTTCCATCACATTGAG CCCCTCAGCGGGGACGCTGCCTTTCCCTCGCCTGCGGAAGGCCAGGAGGCACAGCCCGCCGGCGTCAAGTGGCCCCTGGTGCAGTGTGTCACCAGGCAGCTCCAGAAGGACTCGTCTTTATCCCCAGCCTCCGAGGGGCAGGAAGTCTCATCCCCAAAGGTCAAGTGGCCTGCACTCCAAGGTGTGGCCAAGAAGCTCTCATGCAAGGTTTCCACAGCCAAGAAGCTCTCGTGCAAGATTTCCACAGCCAAAAAGTTTTCATGCAAGATTTGCACAGCCATGTTCACAGGGAGAGCAGAAATGGAGAGTCACAAGAGAGCCCACATTGGGCCCAGCACCTTCAAGTGTCCTGACTGTCCGTTCACTGCAGCCCTCTGGCCGGAGGTTCGG AGCCACATGGTCCAGCATGCCAGCCTTCGGCCGCACAAGTGCACCCACTGCAGCTTTGCCTCCAAGAACAAGAAGGACCTGCGCAGGCACATGCTGACGCACACCAACGAGAAGCCCTTTGCCTGCCAGATCTGTGGGCAGAG GTTCAACCGTAATGGGCACCTCAAATTCCACATGCAGCGTTTGCACAGCTCAGAGGGGAAGAGGCCGGGAGcgcctgcagctgctgcccagcagaCCATCATACTGAACAGTGACGAGGACACGCTGGCCACCCTGCAGA CGGCTCTGCAGTCCGGCCAGGCGGTGCTGGCTCCGGAGCGGCTGCAGCAGGCCCTGGGGCAGGAACACATCATCGTAGCGCAGGAGCAGAGTGTCACGAGCCAG gaggaggctgcGTACATCCAGGAGATCACAACTGCCGATGGACAGACGGTACAGCACTTAGTGACTTCTGACAACCAG GTTCAGTACATCATTGCCCAGGATGGTGTACAGCACTTGCTTCCCCATGAGTATGTTGTTGTCCCAGAGGGACATCACATCCAG GTACAGGATGGTCAGATCACCCACATCCAGTATGAGCAGGGCAGCCAGTTCCTCCAGGAGCCGCAG atCCAGTACATGCCTGTCTCGCCTGAGCAGCAGCTTGTCACCCAGGCACAGCTGGAAGCAGCTGCACACTCAGCAGTCTCAG cagtggCGGATGCTGCGATGGCCCAGGCGCAGGGCGTGTTCACCACCGAGGCGACAGCCGAGCAaatccagcagctgcagcaggggatCCACTACGATGTCATCACGCTGGCGGACTAG
- the ZNF335 gene encoding zinc finger protein 335 isoform X4, producing the protein MVSESPQVLVHSSVITDGATIVSDSTASTSSDLGSAIDKIIESTIGPDIIQSCIAVTSAEDGGAETTQYLILQGPDDGAPMVSQMATSALANSLAIEAVADGPTSTCLDQPGPSDPSEQLGVLELAARPDQAREADGGEDLDQPDMETLEEMMEVVVVQQFKCKMCQYKSISKKTLINHMKERHFQPVGSALALKKGRPRKGGSAPKTEEEVPEEEEDDDIMDAGAIDDPEEDSDYNPAEDEPRGRQPKYSRTVPTSSEERPRRRPGRPRKFPRLEDMPQDTPEAGGEVEPLVTSQSTPSRELQNLEAASSSGLENGTSESLAEPSISQSDSENKDPSSNTGPEEADVIPRRRGRPSRRFLGKKYRKYMGRRYYYKSPKPLMRPYLCRICGSRFLTHDDLRFHVNSHEANDPQLFKCLQCSYRSRRWSSLKEHMFNHVGSKPYKCEECNYTSVYKKDVIRHSTVHSRDRKKRADPPPKLNSFPCPVCNRIYPMQKRLTQHMKTHSTEKPHMCDKCGKSFKKRYTFKMHLLTHIQAIANRRFKCEFCDYVCEDKKVLLNHQLSHMNDKPYKCSFCKYSTFREDFLVSHVAVKHTGGKPFACEFCHFTTKHKKNLRLHVHCRHADSFEEWAQRHPEEPPCRRRPFFTLQQIEELKQQHSQVQTPAEPEASPPAVPGAEPPVLSQDSLGGATIIYEQDVAGSAELATQTALDLLLNMSTQRELATGSLQVAVVKPGDAGGAQGPCEPQAQEEGAEMDSEEQQQQKLVTLHMADPGETLVQEAYEEATLGGSELQQITIPFGGTTEYSIITPISEEIQTPGTLYSSEEESPVETSQAVVVSEAVMTEEALKDHNNHYIMSSGVPGSQFHHIEPLSGDAAFPSPAEGQEAQPAGVKWPLVQCVTRQLQKDSSLSPASEGQEVSSPKVKWPALQGVAKKLSCKVSTAKKLSCKISTAKKFSCKICTAMFTGRAEMESHKRAHIGPSTFKCPDCPFTAALWPEVRSHMVQHASLRPHKCTHCSFASKNKKDLRRHMLTHTNEKPFACQICGQRFNRNGHLKFHMQRLHSSEGKRPGAPAAAAQQTIILNSDEDTLATLQTALQSGQAVLAPERLQQALGQEHIIVAQEQSVTSQEEAAYIQEITTADGQTVQHLVTSDNQVQYIIAQDGVQHLLPHEYVVVPEGHHIQVQDGQITHIQYEQGSQFLQEPQIQYMPVSPEQQLVTQAQLEAAAHSAVSAVADAAMAQAQGVFTTEATAEQIQQLQQGIHYDVITLAD; encoded by the exons ATGGTGTCAGAGTCCCCACAAGTCCTGGTCCACTCCAGCGTCATCACTGACGGAGCCACGATTGTGTCAGACTCCACTGCGTCCACTTCCTCAGACCTAGGTTCTGCCATCGATAAAATCATCGAGTCCACGATTGGGCCTGACATCATCCAGA gcTGCATTGCTGTGACCAGTGCGGAGGATGGCGGGGCAGAGACTACGCAGTACCTTATTCTGCAAGGCCCTGATGATG GTGCCCCCATGGTATCCCAGATGGCCACCTCTGCTCTGGCCAATAGCTTGGCGATAGAAGCTGTTGCTGATGGACCTACATCCACATGCCTTGACCAGCCTGGCCCTTCAGACCCTTCTGAGCAGTTAGgagtgctggagctggccgcACGGCCAGATCAGGCCAGAGAGGCAGATGGTGGGGAGGACCTGGACCAGCCGGACATGGAGACCCTGGAAGAGATgatggaggtggtggtggtgcagcAGTTCAAGTGCAAGATGTGTCAGTACAAGAGCATCTCCAAGAAAACGCTAATTAACCACATGAAAGAGCGGCACTTCCAGCCAG TGGGTTCAGCTCTGGCTTTGAAGAAAGGACGTCCACGAAAGGGGGGATCTGCTCCAAAGACAGAGGAGGAGGTcccagaagaagaagaagatgacgATATCATGGATGCTGGTGCTATTGATGACCCTGAAG AGGACAGTGACTATAACCCAGCTGAGGATGAGCCCCGTGGGCGACAGCCCAAGTACAGCCGCACTGTCCCCACATCCAGTGAAGAGAGGCCGCGTCGACGCCCGGGGAGACCCCGCAAGTTTCCTCGTCTGGAGGACATGCCCCAGGACACGCCTGAAG CAGGGGGGGAGGTGGAGCCCTTGGTGACGTCCCAAAGCACACCGAGCCGTGAGCTGCAGAACTTGGAAGCAGCCAGTTCCTCTGGTCTGGAGAACGGGACCAGTGAGAGCCTGGCGGAGCCCAGCATCAGCCAGTCTGACTCTGAGAACAAGGACCCTTCCTCCAACACGGGCCCCGAGGAGGCAGACGTCATCCCCAGGAGGCGAGGGCGGCCCTCCCGCCGCTTCCTGGGCAAGAAATACCGCAAGTACATGGGGCGCAG GTACTACTACAAGTCACCCAAGCCCCTGATGAGGCCCTACCTGTGTCGGATCTGTGGCTCACGTTTCCTCACGCACGATGATCTGCGTTTCCACGTCAACTCGCACGAGGCCAATGACCCACAGCTCTTCAAGTGTCTTCAGTGCAGCTACCGCTCCCGGCGCTGGTCCTCTCTCAAG GAACACATGTTCAACCACGTGGGCAGCAAGCCCTACAAGTGTGAGGAGTGCAATTACACCAGCGTGTACAAGAAGGACGTCATCCGGCACTCCACAGTGCACAGCCGGGACAG gaaaaagagagcTGATCCG cccccaaaGCTGAACTCCTTCCCGTGCCCCGTATGCAACCGCATCTACCCCATGCAGAAGAGGCTTACGCAGCACatgaaaacacacagcacaGAGAAGCCACACATGTGTGACAAG TGCGGAAAGTCCTTTAAGAAGCGCTACACCTTCAAGATGCACCTGCTGACACACATCCAGGCCATTGCCAACCGCAG GTTCAAGTGTGAGTTCTGTGACTATGTCTGCGAGGACAAAAAGGTCCTGCTGAACCACCAGCTGTCACACATGAACGACAAGCCCTATAAGTGCAGTTTTTGCAAATACTCCACCTTCCGGGAGGACTTCCTGGTCTCCCACGTGGCTGTCAAGCATACAG GAGGGAAGCCGTTCGCTTGCGAGTTCTGTCACTTCACCACCAAGCACAAGAAAAACCTGCGCCTCCACGTGCACTGCCGCCATGCTGACTCCTTCGAGGAGTGGGCACAGAGGCACCCCGAGGAACCGCCCTGCCGCCGCCGTCCCTTCTTCACCCTGCAGCAGATTGaggagctgaagcagcagcacagccaggtgCAAACCCCAGCTGAGCCAGAGGCCAGTCCGCCG gctgtcccaggagcagagCCCCCCGTCCTTTCGCAGGATTCCCTGGGAGGGGCCACTATCATTTATGAACAAG ACGTGGCTGGATCAGCAGAACTGGCCACGCAGACCGCCCTAGATCTTCTGCTGAACATGAGCACGCAGCGAGAGCTGGCCACGGGCTCGCTGCAG GTGGCAGTGGTGAAGCCGGGTGATGCAGGAGGGGCGCAGGGCCCCTGTGAGCCGCAGGCAcaggaggagggggcagagaTGGActctgaggagcagcagcagcagaagttgGTGACACTGCACATGGCAGACCCTGGGGAGACGTTGGTGCAGGAGGCTTATGAGGAGGCAACCCTGGGTGGCTCAGAGTTGCAGCAGATCACTATCCCCTTTGGCGGGACGACAGAGTACAGCATCATCACACCCATCAGTGAGGAGATTCAGACTCCAGGCACGCTGTACAG CAGTGAGGAGGAGAGCCCTGTGGAGACCTCCCAGGCGGTTGTGGTGAGCGAAGCTGTGATGACAGAGGAGGCCCTGAAGGACCATAACAATCACTATATCATGTCATCTGGCGTCCCGGGGAGCCAGTTCCATCACATTGAG CCCCTCAGCGGGGACGCTGCCTTTCCCTCGCCTGCGGAAGGCCAGGAGGCACAGCCCGCCGGCGTCAAGTGGCCCCTGGTGCAGTGTGTCACCAGGCAGCTCCAGAAGGACTCGTCTTTATCCCCAGCCTCCGAGGGGCAGGAAGTCTCATCCCCAAAGGTCAAGTGGCCTGCACTCCAAGGTGTGGCCAAGAAGCTCTCATGCAAGGTTTCCACAGCCAAGAAGCTCTCGTGCAAGATTTCCACAGCCAAAAAGTTTTCATGCAAGATTTGCACAGCCATGTTCACAGGGAGAGCAGAAATGGAGAGTCACAAGAGAGCCCACATTGGGCCCAGCACCTTCAAGTGTCCTGACTGTCCGTTCACTGCAGCCCTCTGGCCGGAGGTTCGG AGCCACATGGTCCAGCATGCCAGCCTTCGGCCGCACAAGTGCACCCACTGCAGCTTTGCCTCCAAGAACAAGAAGGACCTGCGCAGGCACATGCTGACGCACACCAACGAGAAGCCCTTTGCCTGCCAGATCTGTGGGCAGAG GTTCAACCGTAATGGGCACCTCAAATTCCACATGCAGCGTTTGCACAGCTCAGAGGGGAAGAGGCCGGGAGcgcctgcagctgctgcccagcagaCCATCATACTGAACAGTGACGAGGACACGCTGGCCACCCTGCAGA CGGCTCTGCAGTCCGGCCAGGCGGTGCTGGCTCCGGAGCGGCTGCAGCAGGCCCTGGGGCAGGAACACATCATCGTAGCGCAGGAGCAGAGTGTCACGAGCCAG gaggaggctgcGTACATCCAGGAGATCACAACTGCCGATGGACAGACGGTACAGCACTTAGTGACTTCTGACAACCAG GTTCAGTACATCATTGCCCAGGATGGTGTACAGCACTTGCTTCCCCATGAGTATGTTGTTGTCCCAGAGGGACATCACATCCAG GTACAGGATGGTCAGATCACCCACATCCAGTATGAGCAGGGCAGCCAGTTCCTCCAGGAGCCGCAG atCCAGTACATGCCTGTCTCGCCTGAGCAGCAGCTTGTCACCCAGGCACAGCTGGAAGCAGCTGCACACTCAGCAGTCTCAG cagtggCGGATGCTGCGATGGCCCAGGCGCAGGGCGTGTTCACCACCGAGGCGACAGCCGAGCAaatccagcagctgcagcaggggatCCACTACGATGTCATCACGCTGGCGGACTAG